In one window of Paracoccus saliphilus DNA:
- the rpsF gene encoding 30S ribosomal protein S6, translating to MPLYEHVLIARQDLSNTQAEGLIEHFSTVLADNGGKVVDHEYWGVRTLAYKINKNRKGHYAFLRTESPSAAVQEMERLARLHDDVMRVMTIRVDEHQEGPSVQMQKREERGDRRERRERN from the coding sequence ATGCCTCTGTATGAGCATGTGCTGATCGCCCGCCAGGACCTGTCGAACACGCAGGCCGAAGGGCTGATCGAACATTTCTCGACCGTACTCGCCGATAATGGCGGCAAGGTCGTGGATCACGAATATTGGGGTGTCCGCACCCTCGCCTACAAGATCAACAAGAACCGCAAGGGCCATTACGCCTTCCTGCGCACCGAGTCGCCCTCGGCTGCCGTGCAGGAGATGGAGCGTCTTGCCCGTCTGCATGACGACGTGATGCGCGTGATGACCATCCGCGTGGACGAGCACCAGGAAGGCCCCTCGGTGCAGATGCAGAAACGCGAAGAGCGTGGCGATCGCCGCGAACGCCGCGAGCGGAACTGA
- the prfA gene encoding peptide chain release factor 1 encodes MLPEDRLAQITQRFEFLEAQLNAGADPAEIARISREYAELKPVVEQIAHWREARDQMAEAEAMLSDPEMRELAEDELAQLREELPELEQNLRIALLPKDAADARPAIIEIRPGTGGDEAALFAGDLLAMYRRYAEAQGWSFQLLEYSETELGGVKEATARIEGDGVFARLKYESGVHRVQRVPETESGGRIHTSAATVAVLPEAEDVDIDIPANDIRIDTMRASGAGGQHVNTTDSAVRITHIPTGIVVMSSEKSQHQNRANAMAVLRARLYDMERQRADDARAADRKSQVGSGDRSERIRTYNFPQGRMTDHRINLTLYALDKVMQGDLGEIIDALTSYDQAARLAADG; translated from the coding sequence ATGCTTCCTGAAGACCGCCTTGCCCAGATCACCCAACGCTTCGAGTTTCTCGAGGCGCAGCTGAATGCCGGTGCCGATCCCGCTGAGATTGCCCGGATCAGCCGGGAATATGCCGAACTGAAACCAGTGGTCGAGCAGATCGCCCATTGGCGGGAGGCGCGTGACCAGATGGCCGAGGCCGAGGCCATGCTGAGCGATCCCGAAATGCGGGAACTGGCCGAGGACGAACTGGCGCAACTGCGCGAGGAACTGCCCGAGCTGGAGCAGAACCTGCGCATCGCCCTGTTGCCCAAGGATGCCGCCGATGCCCGTCCCGCGATCATCGAGATCCGGCCCGGCACCGGGGGCGACGAAGCCGCCCTGTTCGCGGGCGACCTGCTGGCGATGTATCGCCGCTATGCCGAGGCGCAGGGCTGGTCGTTCCAGTTGCTGGAATATAGCGAGACCGAGCTTGGTGGCGTCAAGGAGGCCACAGCCCGGATCGAGGGCGATGGCGTCTTCGCCCGGCTGAAATACGAATCCGGGGTGCATCGCGTGCAACGCGTGCCCGAGACCGAATCGGGCGGGCGTATCCATACCAGCGCCGCGACGGTCGCCGTCCTACCCGAGGCGGAGGATGTTGATATCGACATTCCCGCGAACGATATCCGTATCGACACCATGCGAGCCTCGGGTGCGGGGGGGCAGCATGTGAACACCACCGACTCGGCGGTGCGGATCACCCATATCCCGACGGGAATCGTGGTGATGTCTTCCGAGAAATCCCAACACCAGAACCGGGCCAACGCAATGGCGGTGCTGCGGGCACGCCTTTACGACATGGAACGGCAGCGCGCCGATGACGCGCGGGCGGCGGATCGCAAAAGCCAGGTCGGCAGCGGCGATCGCAGCGAACGCATCCGCACCTATAATTTCCCGCAGGGCAGGATGACCGATCACCGGATTAACCTGACACTCTATGCGCTGGACAAGGTCATGCAGGGCGACCTGGGCGAGATCATCGATGCGTTGACCTCTTACGACCAGGCCGCGCGTCTGGCGGCGGACGGATGA
- the rpsR gene encoding 30S ribosomal protein S18, with amino-acid sequence MASKPFFRRRKVCPFSGDNAPTIDYKDTRLLQRYISERGKIVPSRITAVSAKKQRELARAIKRARFLALLPYAVK; translated from the coding sequence ATGGCAAGCAAACCGTTTTTCCGCCGCCGCAAGGTCTGCCCCTTCTCGGGCGACAACGCGCCGACTATCGACTACAAGGACACCCGTCTGCTGCAGCGCTATATCAGCGAACGCGGCAAGATCGTGCCCTCGCGCATCACCGCCGTCTCGGCCAAGAAGCAGCGTGAACTGGCCCGCGCCATCAAGCGCGCCCGCTTCCTCGCCCTGCTTCCCTATGCCGTGAAGTAA
- the prmC gene encoding peptide chain release factor N(5)-glutamine methyltransferase, whose product MSPPTGKELCLAAQERLEGAGVEDAYRDASLLFMHVLGEVLGARVKRHHLAQYLKDQVSPDLEAAFTRAIDARVARRPVSQIIGRRAFWKHEFRVTSDTLDPRPETETLVEAALELPWRNVLDMGTGTGAILISLLAERPGRAGTGTEISPAALDVARENAQVIGVTAQLIAADWYDGVTGRYDLIVSNPPYIALEEMAGLAPELREWEPYQALTDGADGLTAYRAIAAGAAEHLTPGGHVLVEIGSTQGAAVATIFRRQGAETRLIPDLDGRDRVVLARFGS is encoded by the coding sequence ATGAGCCCGCCGACCGGGAAAGAGCTATGCCTTGCCGCGCAGGAACGGCTGGAGGGTGCGGGGGTCGAGGATGCTTACCGCGACGCCTCCCTGCTATTCATGCATGTGCTGGGCGAGGTTCTTGGCGCAAGGGTCAAGCGGCATCATCTGGCGCAATATCTGAAAGATCAGGTTTCGCCGGATCTCGAGGCCGCATTCACGCGCGCCATCGATGCCCGTGTCGCACGCCGTCCGGTCAGCCAGATCATCGGCAGGCGGGCCTTCTGGAAGCATGAATTCCGCGTGACGAGCGACACGCTGGACCCGCGCCCGGAAACCGAAACGCTGGTCGAGGCGGCGCTGGAGCTGCCTTGGCGCAATGTACTGGACATGGGCACAGGGACCGGGGCGATCCTGATTTCCCTGCTTGCAGAGCGCCCCGGTCGCGCGGGAACCGGAACCGAGATTTCCCCGGCGGCGCTTGACGTGGCGCGCGAGAATGCCCAAGTCATTGGAGTGACCGCGCAGCTGATCGCTGCGGACTGGTATGACGGCGTGACCGGGCGCTATGACCTGATCGTCTCCAACCCGCCTTATATCGCGCTTGAGGAAATGGCCGGGCTTGCGCCCGAACTGCGCGAGTGGGAGCCATATCAGGCACTGACGGACGGCGCGGACGGCCTGACGGCCTATCGTGCCATTGCGGCAGGGGCGGCGGAGCACCTGACACCGGGTGGGCATGTCCTGGTCGAGATAGGTTCGACACAGGGCGCGGCGGTTGCGACAATTTTTCGCAGGCAGGGTGCAGAAACCCGCCTGATTCCCGATCTGGACGGGCGAGACCGTGTCGTTTTGGCCCGTTTTGGCAGTTGA
- a CDS encoding retropepsin-like aspartic protease family protein — translation MLGEDWAQLIYYGLLLIFIGGALLFELSGRGSQGLRQIMLWGVIFAGATFAANLWLDRGTQQVISGGRVEIPVSRDNHFYLTAELNGTPVRFVVDTGATSIALGAEDARRIGIDPEDLAYIGTARTANGTVRTANVTIEEFAIGDIVDRNVPATVIGGELDGSLLGMSYLRRFARVSFEGDLMVLER, via the coding sequence ATGCTGGGCGAGGATTGGGCGCAACTGATCTATTACGGCCTGCTTCTGATATTCATCGGCGGCGCGCTGTTGTTCGAGCTGTCGGGGCGCGGCAGCCAGGGGCTACGGCAGATCATGCTCTGGGGCGTCATCTTCGCAGGCGCCACCTTCGCCGCGAATCTCTGGCTCGACCGGGGCACACAGCAGGTCATCTCCGGGGGCCGGGTCGAGATCCCGGTCAGCCGCGACAACCATTTCTACCTGACCGCCGAACTGAACGGCACACCGGTGCGCTTCGTCGTCGATACCGGCGCCACCTCTATCGCGCTCGGTGCCGAGGACGCGCGCAGGATCGGCATCGACCCCGAGGATCTCGCCTATATCGGCACAGCGCGGACGGCGAATGGCACCGTCCGGACCGCCAATGTCACCATCGAGGAATTCGCCATAGGCGATATCGTCGATCGCAATGTCCCCGCCACGGTGATCGGCGGCGAGTTGGACGGCTCGCTTCTCGGCATGTCCTATCTGCGGCGCTTCGCCCGGGTCAGCTTCGAAGGCGACCTGATGGTGCTGGAGCGCTGA
- a CDS encoding DUF4167 domain-containing protein, with protein sequence MRSSKSRSRNKSNRQRSLGNIVNRVFDSSGPEGKVRGTPQQIIDKYLTLARDAQLSHDRVAEQSFFQHAEHYTRMLSEAQREMAERQQQYQQNQNPHHRQNADDDRDNGGRDNNGGRDNGNRDNSGRDTGGRDNGGRDNAQRDSGRDNSFARDTNSPPRNGRDHAENDVKTSATPGSTQEAEKPRTEKPQTEDQPAAADKPAPARRGRPRREPVAEKTEQPKPEASSEAVEQPKLGLPDAVGSEDEGGGLVETPEAGTAKKARAPRTTTRSRTATASKTPRTTTRRKSSDSAKADGKAPAATEAEPSGNDTEKS encoded by the coding sequence ATGAGATCATCGAAATCACGTTCGCGCAACAAGTCTAATCGTCAGCGTTCGCTGGGGAATATCGTAAATCGTGTCTTTGACAGCTCGGGTCCCGAGGGCAAGGTACGTGGCACACCGCAACAGATCATCGACAAGTATCTGACGCTGGCGCGCGATGCGCAGCTTTCGCATGATCGCGTGGCAGAGCAGAGCTTTTTTCAGCATGCGGAGCACTACACGCGGATGCTGAGTGAAGCTCAGCGCGAGATGGCCGAGCGGCAGCAGCAATATCAGCAAAATCAGAATCCGCATCATCGCCAGAATGCCGATGACGACCGCGACAATGGCGGACGTGATAACAACGGTGGCCGCGATAATGGTAACCGCGACAACAGTGGAAGAGACACTGGTGGACGCGATAATGGCGGGCGGGACAATGCGCAGCGCGATTCCGGTCGCGACAACAGTTTTGCCCGTGACACCAATTCACCGCCGCGCAATGGCCGGGATCACGCTGAAAATGACGTGAAAACCTCGGCAACGCCCGGCTCGACGCAAGAGGCGGAGAAACCTCGGACAGAGAAGCCTCAGACGGAGGATCAGCCGGCCGCTGCCGACAAGCCGGCCCCGGCTCGCCGGGGTCGTCCACGCCGCGAACCCGTTGCCGAGAAGACGGAACAACCAAAACCAGAGGCGTCGTCCGAGGCTGTAGAACAGCCCAAACTGGGATTGCCCGATGCGGTCGGTTCAGAGGATGAGGGCGGCGGTCTGGTTGAGACGCCCGAGGCCGGGACTGCCAAGAAAGCCCGTGCGCCGCGGACGACAACGCGAAGCCGTACGGCCACCGCGAGCAAGACGCCACGGACGACGACCCGTCGCAAATCCTCGGATTCGGCAAAGGCGGATGGCAAAGCTCCGGCTGCTACCGAGGCGGAGCCGAGCGGGAACGATACCGAGAAGAGCTGA
- the rplI gene encoding 50S ribosomal protein L9, with translation MQVILLERVAKLGQMGEVVDVKHGYARNFLLPQGKALRASEANIAAFEERKVQLEARNAESKAEAQKVANKLDGQTFVVIRSASDSGALYGSVSTRDAADAATEAGYSVDRKQLVLGQPIKNLGLHDVTVVLHPEVEAVISLNVARSKEEAELQAQGKSIQDLAAEADAEAEFEIAELFDDIGGASSDEDGEAVDNRE, from the coding sequence ATGCAAGTCATCCTGCTGGAACGTGTGGCCAAGCTGGGCCAGATGGGCGAGGTCGTGGACGTCAAGCACGGCTATGCCCGCAACTTCCTGCTGCCCCAGGGCAAAGCGCTGCGCGCCTCGGAAGCCAACATCGCGGCATTCGAGGAACGCAAGGTCCAACTCGAGGCGCGTAACGCCGAGAGCAAGGCCGAAGCACAGAAAGTCGCCAACAAGCTGGACGGCCAGACCTTCGTGGTCATCCGTTCCGCATCGGATTCGGGCGCGCTTTACGGCTCCGTCTCGACCCGCGACGCGGCCGATGCAGCGACCGAGGCCGGCTATTCCGTCGATCGCAAGCAACTGGTTCTCGGCCAGCCGATCAAGAACCTGGGCCTGCACGATGTCACCGTCGTGCTGCACCCCGAGGTCGAGGCCGTGATCTCGCTGAACGTCGCGCGCTCGAAGGAAGAAGCCGAGCTTCAGGCTCAGGGCAAGTCGATCCAGGACCTGGCCGCCGAAGCCGATGCCGAAGCCGAATTCGAGATCGCCGAACTGTTCGACGATATCGGCGGCGCCTCCTCGGACGAGGACGGCGAGGCAGTGGACAACCGGGAATAA
- a CDS encoding peptidylprolyl isomerase, producing the protein MRHLLSGIAITASLLFGPIAPASAQNPFEPVLYINDKAVTRYEVDQRQRFMRLLGAPDIDRQGAEDALVQDRLRMFAAEQMGIETTEEGLQAGLDEFASRANMNSAEFTAALERAGVEYQVFRDFVEAGVAWRGVIRQRFIPQINVSDAEVDQALKREIETPIVNRVLLSELIIPAPEGREDQAMQLANSIAASNPSEAQFAEAAREYSASDSAEAGGRLNWVNIDNLPPSLRPVILNLQPGQTTQPLQVPGAVVLFRLRDSQGTLRPGAREQVLDYMTLRLASSSDAASLAARTRSCDDLYVQAGAEISAQINRQTASQNAIPALIATQLASLDADEAAVVNYGNGAELVMLCSRQPALLADQDENVATTAEEPDGVEAAIPNPSGIPTREAVREQIFNRKANEMANAFLQELRADAVIRRP; encoded by the coding sequence ATGCGGCATCTTCTCTCCGGCATCGCCATCACGGCAAGCCTGCTTTTCGGGCCAATCGCCCCGGCCTCGGCGCAAAACCCGTTCGAGCCGGTGCTGTATATCAACGACAAGGCGGTCACCCGCTACGAGGTCGATCAGCGGCAACGTTTCATGCGGTTGCTGGGCGCTCCGGATATCGACCGCCAGGGTGCCGAGGATGCGCTGGTGCAGGACCGCCTGCGCATGTTCGCCGCCGAGCAGATGGGGATCGAGACGACCGAGGAAGGCCTGCAGGCGGGGCTCGATGAATTCGCCAGCCGCGCCAACATGAATTCGGCCGAGTTCACCGCCGCGCTGGAGCGCGCGGGGGTCGAATACCAGGTCTTTCGCGATTTCGTCGAGGCCGGGGTCGCATGGCGCGGCGTCATCCGTCAGCGCTTCATCCCGCAGATCAATGTCAGCGATGCCGAGGTCGACCAGGCCCTGAAGCGCGAGATCGAGACCCCGATCGTCAACCGCGTACTCCTGTCAGAGCTGATCATCCCCGCTCCCGAGGGCCGCGAGGATCAAGCGATGCAGCTCGCCAATTCGATCGCCGCAAGCAACCCAAGCGAAGCGCAATTCGCCGAAGCCGCGCGCGAATATTCGGCATCGGATTCGGCCGAGGCCGGTGGACGGCTGAACTGGGTGAATATCGACAATCTTCCCCCGTCGCTGCGCCCGGTGATCCTGAACCTGCAGCCGGGGCAGACAACCCAGCCCCTGCAGGTTCCCGGCGCGGTGGTGCTGTTCCGGCTGCGCGACAGCCAGGGCACGTTGCGCCCCGGCGCGCGCGAACAGGTGCTGGATTACATGACCTTGCGGCTCGCATCGTCCAGCGATGCCGCTTCGTTGGCGGCGCGGACCCGCAGTTGCGACGATCTCTATGTCCAGGCCGGGGCCGAGATTTCCGCGCAGATCAATCGCCAGACCGCCTCGCAAAACGCCATCCCGGCGCTGATCGCCACGCAACTCGCCTCGCTGGACGCGGATGAGGCCGCGGTCGTGAATTATGGCAATGGTGCCGAGCTGGTGATGCTCTGCTCGCGCCAACCGGCCTTGCTGGCAGACCAAGACGAAAATGTCGCGACGACCGCCGAAGAGCCGGACGGGGTCGAAGCCGCCATTCCCAATCCCTCGGGCATTCCCACCCGCGAGGCGGTTCGCGAACAGATCTTCAACCGCAAGGCCAATGAAATGGCCAATGCCTTCCTGCAAGAGCTTCGTGCCGATGCGGTCATCCGCAGGCCGTGA
- a CDS encoding MarC family protein, giving the protein MDLSLYITAFVTLFVVIDPVGLAPIFIALTPKMNATERGRIGLRAVVISAILLTLFGLTGKAILSGIGISLPAFRIAGGILLFLTALDMLFERRTERREGQNIDDQPENDPSVFPLSTPLLAGPGSLATMILLVGQETGVLHVVMVHLVMLAVLAIALALFHLATPLARALGRTGTMVVTRLLGMLLAALSIQFVIDGLQGTGLF; this is encoded by the coding sequence ATGGATCTGTCGCTTTACATCACCGCCTTCGTCACGCTCTTCGTGGTCATCGACCCTGTCGGGCTGGCGCCGATCTTCATCGCCCTGACGCCAAAGATGAACGCGACCGAACGGGGCCGCATCGGCCTGCGCGCCGTCGTCATATCCGCGATCCTGCTGACGCTGTTCGGGCTGACGGGCAAGGCGATCCTGTCCGGCATCGGCATCTCGCTTCCCGCCTTTCGCATCGCGGGCGGGATATTGCTGTTCCTGACCGCGCTGGACATGCTGTTCGAGCGGCGAACCGAACGGCGCGAGGGGCAGAATATCGACGATCAGCCCGAGAACGACCCCTCGGTCTTTCCCTTGTCGACACCGCTTTTGGCCGGTCCCGGATCGCTGGCGACGATGATCCTGCTGGTCGGGCAGGAAACCGGGGTGCTGCATGTCGTGATGGTGCATCTGGTGATGCTGGCGGTCCTGGCAATCGCGCTCGCGCTGTTCCACCTGGCCACGCCGCTGGCCCGCGCGCTCGGCCGCACTGGCACGATGGTGGTCACGCGCCTGCTCGGCATGTTGCTGGCGGCGCTGTCGATCCAGTTCGTGATCGACGGGCTGCAGGGCACGGGGTTGTTCTGA
- the pdxA gene encoding 4-hydroxythreonine-4-phosphate dehydrogenase PdxA — translation MTKRILLTCGEPAGIGPELAIRALGCGVDYAWIGDPRHLPKGAAFTEIAVPNDRVPAGHLPVLRHDFAEPATPGRPDPANAQGVIDVIARAVDLVTRGEAAAITTLPINKQALKEGASFRFPGHTEYLAHLAGDVPVVMMLASTSVSPPCRVVPATIHIPLAEVPATLTSDLLEQAIRITHAAMIRDFGIAAPRIAVAGLNPHAGEGGTMGCEEAERIAPLLDRLRGEGIDLAGPLPADTMFHAPARARYDAAICAYHDQALIPIKTLDFAGGVNVTLGLPYIRTSPDHGTAFDIAGTGCADPASTIAALRMARDMADKP, via the coding sequence ATGACCAAGCGTATCCTGCTGACCTGCGGAGAGCCGGCCGGAATCGGTCCCGAACTGGCGATCCGCGCCTTGGGCTGCGGGGTCGATTATGCCTGGATCGGTGATCCGCGCCACTTGCCCAAGGGCGCCGCCTTTACCGAGATCGCGGTTCCGAATGACCGGGTGCCCGCCGGGCATCTTCCGGTCCTGCGCCATGATTTCGCGGAACCCGCGACTCCGGGACGGCCCGACCCGGCCAATGCGCAAGGCGTGATCGATGTGATTGCCCGCGCCGTCGATCTGGTCACGCGGGGCGAGGCGGCGGCCATCACCACCCTGCCGATCAACAAGCAGGCCCTGAAAGAAGGCGCCTCCTTCCGCTTCCCCGGTCACACCGAATATCTCGCCCATCTGGCCGGGGATGTGCCAGTGGTGATGATGCTCGCCTCCACCTCGGTTTCGCCACCATGCCGGGTCGTGCCTGCCACCATCCATATCCCGCTTGCCGAAGTCCCGGCCACCCTGACATCCGATCTGCTGGAACAGGCGATCCGCATCACCCATGCCGCGATGATCCGCGATTTCGGTATCGCCGCGCCGCGCATCGCGGTGGCGGGCCTGAACCCGCATGCCGGCGAGGGCGGCACGATGGGGTGCGAGGAAGCCGAGCGCATCGCCCCGCTGCTCGACCGCCTCCGCGGTGAGGGCATCGACCTGGCCGGCCCGCTACCCGCCGATACGATGTTCCACGCCCCCGCCCGCGCGCGTTATGACGCGGCGATCTGCGCCTATCACGACCAGGCCCTGATCCCGATCAAGACGCTGGATTTCGCCGGGGGCGTCAATGTCACGCTCGGCCTGCCCTACATCCGGACCTCGCCCGATCACGGCACCGCCTTCGACATCGCGGGAACGGGCTGCGCGGATCCGGCCTCGACCATCGCCGCCCTGCGGATGGCCCGCGACATGGCGGACAAACCCTGA
- the rsmA gene encoding 16S rRNA (adenine(1518)-N(6)/adenine(1519)-N(6))-dimethyltransferase RsmA: MSSIDGLPPLRDVIARHELRAKKQLGQNFLLDLNLTAKIARQAGDLSQCDVLEIGPGPGGLTRGLLAEGARHVLAIEKDARALPALAEIAEAYPGRLTVLNDDALKIDPLVHLTPPIRIAANLPYNIGTELLIRWLTPPDWPPFWETLTLMFQKEVAERITARPGSKAYGRLALLAQWRAEARIVMTLPPEAFVPAPKVHSAVIQLTALPEPRFPANPKILSQVTAAAFNQRRKMLRASLRGLHPRIESLLEQSGIAPTSRAEEIDLEHFCALTRILENANRGQK, translated from the coding sequence ATGAGCAGCATCGACGGCCTGCCCCCCTTGCGCGACGTCATCGCCCGTCATGAATTGCGCGCGAAAAAGCAGCTCGGTCAGAATTTCCTGCTGGACCTGAACCTGACCGCCAAGATCGCGCGGCAGGCGGGCGATCTGTCGCAATGCGACGTGCTGGAAATCGGCCCCGGTCCCGGCGGCTTGACCCGCGGGCTTCTGGCCGAGGGCGCGCGCCATGTGCTGGCCATCGAAAAGGATGCCCGCGCCCTGCCCGCCCTTGCCGAAATCGCGGAGGCCTATCCTGGCAGGCTGACGGTCCTCAATGACGATGCGCTCAAGATCGATCCGCTGGTGCATCTGACCCCGCCGATCCGCATCGCCGCCAACCTGCCCTATAATATCGGCACCGAGCTGCTGATCCGCTGGCTGACGCCCCCTGATTGGCCGCCTTTCTGGGAAACGCTGACCTTGATGTTCCAGAAGGAAGTCGCCGAGCGGATCACCGCCCGTCCGGGCAGCAAGGCCTATGGCCGCCTCGCCCTGCTGGCGCAGTGGCGGGCCGAGGCGCGGATCGTGATGACCCTGCCGCCCGAAGCCTTCGTTCCGGCGCCCAAGGTGCATTCCGCCGTTATCCAGTTGACCGCCCTGCCCGAGCCGCGTTTTCCGGCCAATCCGAAAATCCTGTCGCAGGTCACCGCCGCCGCCTTCAACCAGCGCCGCAAGATGCTGCGCGCGTCGCTGCGCGGCCTGCATCCCCGGATCGAATCGCTGCTGGAACAGTCGGGCATCGCCCCCACCTCGCGCGCCGAAGAAATCGATCTCGAACATTTCTGCGCCCTTACTCGCATCCTCGAAAACGCGAATCGCGGCCAGAAATGA